In Apodemus sylvaticus chromosome 8, mApoSyl1.1, whole genome shotgun sequence, one genomic interval encodes:
- the R3hcc1 gene encoding R3H and coiled-coil domain-containing protein 1, which produces FRWEEGTLRLLGTLSAAATFRAAAALPSVTLALLCLDGVFLSSAENDFVHRVQEKLDRFLLQKQLSKVLLFPPVSSRLRYLIHRTAENFDLLSSFSVGEGWKRRTVVCHLDIRVPSSDGPSGPCRPPASHPSKYRGPRYTSHQGAAAGSRGAPAGRWHRGRKPDQPLYVPRVLRRQDEPVAPSVPDLKGEDPAAGVSKEPREAGAGDAVADQGVPMLGTQTELLKSPDPGCADEPQMEPGAPEPSENPEKEQGAETAMQQGSSPQLAMEEENGSHGMQSLVDQEEEKVEGEEKEKVDEKEEDRGEQKERADEEEEKTGVQNGKVDAEEEKMDEDEDQVDGEEEDEEAADHDLSELLQEITANLTEKEIEIEKIHLDTSAFTEELPGERDLAHLVEIYDFKPTLKTEDLLATFSEFQEKGFKIQWVDDTHAIGIFPCSASALEALAKDFSVLKIRPLTRGTRQSKLKALQRPKFLRLAKERPQTDSAVARRLVARALGLQHNRKKELPTPNLLPS; this is translated from the exons TTCCGCTGGGAAGAAGGGACGCTCAGGCTCTTGGGGACCCTGAGCGCGGCGGCAACTTTCCGGGCTGCCGCG GCTCTGCCATCTGTCACCCTGGCCCTTCTCTGCTTGGACGGTGTCTTCCTCTCCTCGGCCGAAAATGACTTTGTCCACCGGGTCCAGGAGAAGCTCGACCGGTTCCTGCTGCAGAAGCAGCTATCCAA GGTCCTACTTTTCCCTCCAGTCTCCAGCCGCTTGCGGTACCTGATCCATAGAACAGCAGAGAATTTTGATCTCTTGAGCAGTTTCTCTGTTGGGGAGGGCTGGAAGAGGAGGACAGTCGTCTGTCACCTGGACATCAG AGTACCCAGTTCAGATGGCCCTTCTGGTCCCTGCCGCCCTCCTGCCTCCCATCCCAGCAAGTACCGAGGTCCTCGGTATACCTCACATCAGGGAGCAGCTGCTGGGTCCCGAGGTGCGCCAGCTGGCCGCTGGCATCGTGGACGGAAGCCGGATCAGCCTTTGTATGTGCCCCGGGTGCTACGCAGGCAAGATGAACCGGTGGCGCCCTCCGTCCCAGACCTCAAGGGAGAGGACCCAGCTGCTGGAGTTTCAAAAGAGCCTAGAGAGGCTGGTGCTGGGGACGCTGTGGCTGATCAGGGAGTTCCCATGTTGGGGACTCAAACAGAGCTCCTGAAGAGCCCCGACCCAGGCTGTGCAGATGAGCCGCAGATGGAGCCGGGTGCCCCCGAGCCCTCTGAGAATCCTGAGAAAGAACAAGGGGCAGAGACAGCCATGCAGCAGGGCTCCAGCCCACAACTGGCCATGGAGGAGGAAAATGGGAGTCATGGGATGCAGAGCTTGGTGGACCAAGAGGAGGAAAAggtagagggagaggagaaagagaaggtggaCGAGAAGGAAGAAGATAGAGGCGAGCAGAAAGAGAGGgcagatgaggaggaagagaagactgGTGTGCAGAATGGGAAGGTGGATGcggaggaggagaagatggatGAAGATGAAGACCAGGtggatggggaggaagaggacgaAGAGGCTGCTGACCACGATCTCAGTGAACTGCTGCAGGAG ATCACAGCCAACCTGACTGAAAAGGAGATCGAAATAGAGAAGATTCACCTGGACACATCCGCCTTCACAGAAGAGCTACCCGGGGAGAGGGACTTGGCCCACCTGGTGGAGATCTATGACTTTAAGCCAACACTCAAGACTGAGGACCTGTTGGCCACTTTCTCTGAGTTCCA AGAGAAGGGGTTCAAGATCCAGTGGGTGGATGACACTCACGCTATCGGCATCTTTCCCTGCTCTGCCTCAG CTCTCGAGGCACTGGCCAAGGATTTCTCCGTGCTCAAGATCCGGCCGCTCACGCGGGGAACCAGGCAGTCCAAGCTGAAAGCCTTGCAGAGGCCAA AGTTCCTGCGACTAGCGAAGGAGAGGCCACAGACAGATTCGGCAGTGGCCCGCAGGCTGGTGGCCCGGGCCTTGGGGCTCCaacacaacagaaagaaagagctgCCTACTCCAAATCTCCTGCCATCTTGA